One Candidatus Desulfatibia profunda genomic window, ACGGACAGCATCCATCAGCAGCCGTGCAAGTTTTTTGCGGAACGTTTTCCAATCAGACGATTTGTTGGATTTATCCACCTTTTCCAGCTCTGTCAGCAGATGATAGAAACACCGCTGCGTCGCAAGAGTGCAGATTTTATTATAAGCACCCCAGAAGTCACAGATGAGCACGCCTTCAAAAAATTTGCCTATCGCTCGTTTTATAACTGGGGAGCCTCGGCTTTTGTCGATCACAAAATAACACCATTTATCGGTGACAAAGCACCAGAGCCAATGGGTGATTCCGCTGATTCGCCATCCGGTCTCATCGGCATTGAGTACAGCGGCATTTTGAATCTTTTTACCGATATCGTCGTAAATCGGCTTTAAAGTGGCTGCCAGGTTATTCCATGCCTGGGTCAAACCACCCGGGCTGACCTCAAAGGCCCAAAAGGTGGCCAGCAGTTTTACAAGGTTACGAACGCTCATGCCAACCCAGTAGTGAAGCCAGGCCGTCATAATCAGTACCGAAAGGCCAAGCGTTGAGTTGGGCATCGCTTCTAAAACTTTGGGATAGACCGTTTTTTTGCAATTGGAGCACCAATAGCCATGAACCGTGTGCTCGGTTACTTGCGGCTCTACCGGCGGGATATCCACCGTGTAGCGCTTATGACTTTTTATCGGTTTGCGTAGAGGGCTCTGGCACTGCGGACAATTACCCAGAGTATGGTCTTTGTAATGGTCAACTTTTTCAGGCCGTTTTCGGCCCACTCCCGGATGCCCCTTTTTTTGCCCTGGCTTTTTGCGGCGCTTTTTAC contains:
- a CDS encoding transposase, whose protein sequence is MTRDEAAAILELPRQQAIDAILELAQKAEKFDQLCATVSPTCPSGMTPVYLKKPGKKRRKKPGQKKGHPGVGRKRPEKVDHYKDHTLGNCPQCQSPLRKPIKSHKRYTVDIPPVEPQVTEHTVHGYWCSNCKKTVYPKVLEAMPNSTLGLSVLIMTAWLHYWVGMSVRNLVKLLATFWAFEVSPGGLTQAWNNLAATLKPIYDDIGKKIQNAAVLNADETGWRISGITHWLWCFVTDKWCYFVIDKSRGSPVIKRAIGKFFEGVLICDFWGAYNKICTLATQRCFYHLLTELEKVDKSNKSSDWKTFRKKLARLLMDAVR